The candidate division WOR-3 bacterium genome has a segment encoding these proteins:
- the dut gene encoding dUTP diphosphatase gives MKVKIKRLVKNIPLPFQSTPGAAGYDLAAAEDAIIKPHSFGVVRTGIAIELPTEIEAQIRPRSGLAMHKGIGVLNSPGTIDPDYRGELKVILFNCSDADFKIKFGDRIAQIVFSQRLQIEFQETKQLTKTLRNEKGFGHTG, from the coding sequence ATAAAAGTAAAAATTAAAAGACTAGTTAAAAACATCCCCCTGCCATTTCAAAGTACACCGGGCGCTGCCGGCTATGATCTTGCAGCTGCTGAAGACGCAATAATAAAACCCCACAGCTTTGGCGTTGTTCGCACGGGAATAGCTATCGAATTGCCCACTGAGATCGAAGCTCAAATTCGGCCTCGTTCCGGACTCGCTATGCATAAGGGCATCGGTGTGTTAAACAGTCCTGGCACAATTGATCCTGATTATCGCGGTGAACTTAAAGTAATTCTATTTAACTGTTCTGATGCTGACTTTAAAATCAAATTTGGTGATCGCATTGCCCAGATAGTGTTTTCTCAGAGATTACAAATTGAATTTCAAGAAACAAAACAATTGACAAAAACTTTACGCAATGAAAAAGGCTTCGGCCACACTGGGTAA